The Cyclopterus lumpus isolate fCycLum1 chromosome 6, fCycLum1.pri, whole genome shotgun sequence genome contains a region encoding:
- the gtse1 gene encoding G2 and S phase-expressed protein 1 isoform X2, with amino-acid sequence MDRGAESDLFLLADEKFDFDVSLSPASSDGDEDEVFVGPVSHKERFAAVNAASRPEAGGAAWGSWRPLSGDQLQEMCREAHRLADQLQGSELSEDAATTVAVDGFVRGAEAKLGVLCQAAGALSPIKRQTFCVQDSPMKQLPPAVQRRLLRGSGANTPTSTRPAATRHAVAASPARPAAASPAVGVKPLPRTGLRGRAALSVAVVLPSKPVATTTTTTTSCPAGRGGAEKPRMQPPSRPLGSWRRSPSCSAVGSCEDLLSDSASVASDVSDSSLNASLLGKRTLAPPTKRALMNPSGVKAPPLQRRRMTERKNSSSSSSSVSSFNSSLSLSPAAGKLNSRSQSGSTGPAPISRPRRSTAYAPAEPPSSSSATGRRCSLSTQARKLSEAERVKAARPAALKRAEATPLQLTPAKRVLERAASNPAAARLQSGLKTKSKPEASVVPTPSGGGRHGDAPDVSKPKRLMSGVDSLPQTPSAGSRRSRRPSALPTPVRRRMSSIPLATPTRPPPTFDPASARSERSCSPAPAHTQEAELVDVHTFCLEEEEPPAAPPPASPPPQPDQSESTDPGDLHQGGSEPSRNLIELETTEESKTQEVLLLDLPAPTLRPQEKLLIDLTNTPDLIRTSGNTCTATQLIDLSSPLIKWSPDEKRENNAPLINLSF; translated from the exons ATGGACCGTGGAGCTGAAAGCG ATCTGTTCCTGCTGGCCGACGAGAAGTTCGACTTCGACGTGTCTCTGTCACCTGCCAG ctccgacggtgatgaagatgaagtaTTCGTGGGTCCCGTCAGCCACAAGGAGAGGTTTGCTGCCGTTAACGCGGCGTCTCGGCCTGAGGCCGGCGGCGCCGCGTGGGGGAGCTGGCGTCCGCTGAGCGGGGATCAGCTGCAGGAGATGTGTCGGGAAGCCCACCGACTAGCCGACCAGCTGCAGGGCTCTGAACTGAGCGAGGACGCCGCGACCACCGTCGCCGTGGACGGGTTCGTCCGGGGCGCCGAGGCCAAACTGGGCGTGCTCTGTCAGGCCGCCGGCGCCCTTAGTCCCATCAAACGGCAGACCTTCTGTGTGCAAGACAGTCCCATGAAGCAGCTGCCGCCCGCCGTCCAGCGCCGCCTGCTGAGAGGAAGCGGCGCCAACACCCCGACATCCACCCGCCCCGCCGCCACCCGGCACGCCGTCGCAGCCTCGCCCGCCCGCCCCGCCGCTGCCAGCCCCGCGGTCGGGGTCAAGCCTCTGCCCAGGACGGGGCTGCGAGGGAGAGCCGCCCTCAGCGTCGCCGTCGTGCTGCCGAGCAAACCGGTCGCCACGACGACAACAACTACAACTTCCTGTCCTGCCGGCAGGGGCGGAGCGGAGAAACCCAGAATGCAACCGCCGAGCAGA CCGTTGGGGAGTTGGAGGCGGAGCCCGTCCTGCAGCGCGGTGGGTTCGTGTGAGGATCTGCTCTCTGATTCGGCGAGCGTGGCGTCCGACGTCAGCGACTCCTCCCTCAACGCCAGCCTTCTGGGAAAGCGCACGCTGGCTCCGCCCACCAAG CGTGCTCTGATGAACCCGTCGGGTGTGAAAGCTCCGCCccttcagaggaggaggatgacggagaggaagaactcgtcctcgtcttcgtcctcggTGTCCAGCTTTAACTCcagcctctctctttcccccgcCGCCG GTAAACTGAACTCTCGGAGTCAGAGCGGCTCCACTGGTCCCGCCCCCATCAGCAGGCCGCGCCGCTCCACCGCCTACGCCCCCGCGGAGCCGCCGTCCTCCTCGTCCGCCACCGGCCGCCGCTGCTCGCTGTCCACGCAGGCCAGAAAGCTGTCTGAGGCGGAGCGCGTCAAAGCCGCCAGGCCCGCGGCGCTCAAGAGGGCCGAGGCCACGCCCCTCCAGCTGACGCCCGCCAAGAGGGTTCTGGAGAGGGCCGCCTCCAACCCCGCCGCGGCCCGGCTGCAGAGCGGACTGAAGACCAAGTCCAAACCAGAGGCCTCGGTCGTGCCGACGCCCAGCGGAGGAGGTCGCCATGGAGACG ctCCAGACGTCTCGAAGCCAAAGAGGCTGATGTCCGGCGTGGACAG TCTTCCTCAGACGCCCTCTGCCGGCAGCCGCCGGTCCCGGCGGCCCTCCGCCCTCCCCACCCCGGTGAGGCGCCGGATGTCCTCCATCCCCCTTGCCACGCCAACCAGGCCGCCGCCCACCTTTGACCCCGCCTCGGCCAGGAGCGAGAGAAGCTGCAG ccccgcccccgcacacacacaggaggcgGAGCTTGTTGATGTCCACACCTtctgtctggaggaggaggagccgccTGCTGCCCCGCCCCCCGCCAGCCCTCCTCCACAGCCTGACCAATCAGAAAGCACAGACCCTGGAGATCTGCATCAGGGCGGATCAGAGCCCAGCAGGAACCTGATCGAACTGGAAACTACAGAGGAAAGCAAGAcacaggag GTTCTCCTGTTGGATCTTCCAGCTCCGACTCTGCGGCCTCAAGAGAAACTGCTCATCGACTTGACCAACACCCCCGACCTGATCCGGACCAGCGGCAACACCTGCACCGCGACTCAG CTGATCGACTTGAGCTCTCCGCTCATCAAGTGGAGTCCAGacgagaagagagagaacaacGCGCCGCTCATCAACCTGTCCTTCTGA
- the gtse1 gene encoding G2 and S phase-expressed protein 1 isoform X1: MDRGAESDLFLLADEKFDFDVSLSPASSDGDEDEVFVGPVSHKERFAAVNAASRPEAGGAAWGSWRPLSGDQLQEMCREAHRLADQLQGSELSEDAATTVAVDGFVRGAEAKLGVLCQAAGALSPIKRQTFCVQDSPMKQLPPAVQRRLLRGSGANTPTSTRPAATRHAVAASPARPAAASPAVGVKPLPRTGLRGRAALSVAVVLPSKPVATTTTTTTSCPAGRGGAEKPRMQPPSRVREACLALTRQPAARFSPEPELTEPFESPPLGSWRRSPSCSAVGSCEDLLSDSASVASDVSDSSLNASLLGKRTLAPPTKRALMNPSGVKAPPLQRRRMTERKNSSSSSSSVSSFNSSLSLSPAAGKLNSRSQSGSTGPAPISRPRRSTAYAPAEPPSSSSATGRRCSLSTQARKLSEAERVKAARPAALKRAEATPLQLTPAKRVLERAASNPAAARLQSGLKTKSKPEASVVPTPSGGGRHGDAPDVSKPKRLMSGVDSLPQTPSAGSRRSRRPSALPTPVRRRMSSIPLATPTRPPPTFDPASARSERSCSPAPAHTQEAELVDVHTFCLEEEEPPAAPPPASPPPQPDQSESTDPGDLHQGGSEPSRNLIELETTEESKTQEVLLLDLPAPTLRPQEKLLIDLTNTPDLIRTSGNTCTATQLIDLSSPLIKWSPDEKRENNAPLINLSF, translated from the exons ATGGACCGTGGAGCTGAAAGCG ATCTGTTCCTGCTGGCCGACGAGAAGTTCGACTTCGACGTGTCTCTGTCACCTGCCAG ctccgacggtgatgaagatgaagtaTTCGTGGGTCCCGTCAGCCACAAGGAGAGGTTTGCTGCCGTTAACGCGGCGTCTCGGCCTGAGGCCGGCGGCGCCGCGTGGGGGAGCTGGCGTCCGCTGAGCGGGGATCAGCTGCAGGAGATGTGTCGGGAAGCCCACCGACTAGCCGACCAGCTGCAGGGCTCTGAACTGAGCGAGGACGCCGCGACCACCGTCGCCGTGGACGGGTTCGTCCGGGGCGCCGAGGCCAAACTGGGCGTGCTCTGTCAGGCCGCCGGCGCCCTTAGTCCCATCAAACGGCAGACCTTCTGTGTGCAAGACAGTCCCATGAAGCAGCTGCCGCCCGCCGTCCAGCGCCGCCTGCTGAGAGGAAGCGGCGCCAACACCCCGACATCCACCCGCCCCGCCGCCACCCGGCACGCCGTCGCAGCCTCGCCCGCCCGCCCCGCCGCTGCCAGCCCCGCGGTCGGGGTCAAGCCTCTGCCCAGGACGGGGCTGCGAGGGAGAGCCGCCCTCAGCGTCGCCGTCGTGCTGCCGAGCAAACCGGTCGCCACGACGACAACAACTACAACTTCCTGTCCTGCCGGCAGGGGCGGAGCGGAGAAACCCAGAATGCAACCGCCGAGCAGAGTAAGAGAGGCGTGTTTGGCACTAACTCGACAACCTGCCGCTCGGTTCTCCCCAGAACCGGAGCTCACGGAACCATTTGAGTCACCG CCGTTGGGGAGTTGGAGGCGGAGCCCGTCCTGCAGCGCGGTGGGTTCGTGTGAGGATCTGCTCTCTGATTCGGCGAGCGTGGCGTCCGACGTCAGCGACTCCTCCCTCAACGCCAGCCTTCTGGGAAAGCGCACGCTGGCTCCGCCCACCAAG CGTGCTCTGATGAACCCGTCGGGTGTGAAAGCTCCGCCccttcagaggaggaggatgacggagaggaagaactcgtcctcgtcttcgtcctcggTGTCCAGCTTTAACTCcagcctctctctttcccccgcCGCCG GTAAACTGAACTCTCGGAGTCAGAGCGGCTCCACTGGTCCCGCCCCCATCAGCAGGCCGCGCCGCTCCACCGCCTACGCCCCCGCGGAGCCGCCGTCCTCCTCGTCCGCCACCGGCCGCCGCTGCTCGCTGTCCACGCAGGCCAGAAAGCTGTCTGAGGCGGAGCGCGTCAAAGCCGCCAGGCCCGCGGCGCTCAAGAGGGCCGAGGCCACGCCCCTCCAGCTGACGCCCGCCAAGAGGGTTCTGGAGAGGGCCGCCTCCAACCCCGCCGCGGCCCGGCTGCAGAGCGGACTGAAGACCAAGTCCAAACCAGAGGCCTCGGTCGTGCCGACGCCCAGCGGAGGAGGTCGCCATGGAGACG ctCCAGACGTCTCGAAGCCAAAGAGGCTGATGTCCGGCGTGGACAG TCTTCCTCAGACGCCCTCTGCCGGCAGCCGCCGGTCCCGGCGGCCCTCCGCCCTCCCCACCCCGGTGAGGCGCCGGATGTCCTCCATCCCCCTTGCCACGCCAACCAGGCCGCCGCCCACCTTTGACCCCGCCTCGGCCAGGAGCGAGAGAAGCTGCAG ccccgcccccgcacacacacaggaggcgGAGCTTGTTGATGTCCACACCTtctgtctggaggaggaggagccgccTGCTGCCCCGCCCCCCGCCAGCCCTCCTCCACAGCCTGACCAATCAGAAAGCACAGACCCTGGAGATCTGCATCAGGGCGGATCAGAGCCCAGCAGGAACCTGATCGAACTGGAAACTACAGAGGAAAGCAAGAcacaggag GTTCTCCTGTTGGATCTTCCAGCTCCGACTCTGCGGCCTCAAGAGAAACTGCTCATCGACTTGACCAACACCCCCGACCTGATCCGGACCAGCGGCAACACCTGCACCGCGACTCAG CTGATCGACTTGAGCTCTCCGCTCATCAAGTGGAGTCCAGacgagaagagagagaacaacGCGCCGCTCATCAACCTGTCCTTCTGA